The following are encoded in a window of Sphaerisporangium siamense genomic DNA:
- a CDS encoding DUF397 domain-containing protein codes for MSAAQSRDLQWFKAKASTSGNGCVEVAHLPDGGVAVRNSRTPDEPVIRFTAFEWDCFLDGARKGEFDLPTV; via the coding sequence ATGAGTGCCGCGCAATCACGTGATCTTCAATGGTTCAAGGCCAAGGCGAGCACGTCGGGCAATGGTTGTGTCGAGGTCGCACACCTGCCTGACGGAGGCGTCGCCGTGCGGAACAGCCGAACGCCGGATGAGCCGGTGATCCGTTTCACCGCCTTCGAGTGGGACTGCTTCCTCGATGGGGCCAGGAAAGGCGAG